One Citrobacter amalonaticus genomic window carries:
- a CDS encoding sugar kinase, translating into MNDREKQILKILRRNPLIQQNEIADILQISRSRVAAHIMDLMRKGAIKGKGYILTEQAYCVVVGAINMDIRGMADIHYPQAASNPGSIHCSAGGVGRNIAHNLALLGRDVHLISAVGSDFYGETLLEQTRQAGVNISSCIRLHGHNTSTYLSIANQQEETVLAINDTHILQQLTPQLLNSSRDLIRHAGVVLADCNLTPEAIEWVFTVADDIPVFIDTVSEFKATKVKTWFTRIHTLKPTQKELEILWGHPINSDADRRDAVNALHQQGIQQIFVCLEDESVFCSEKDGEQFLLTPPAHTVVDSFGADDGFMAGLIYCFLEGSAFRESANFAMACAALSRASVSINNPTLSADNALYLLKTSQN; encoded by the coding sequence ATGAACGACAGGGAAAAACAGATACTCAAAATTCTGCGCCGCAACCCGCTGATTCAGCAAAACGAAATCGCGGATATTTTGCAGATCAGCCGTTCACGCGTAGCCGCGCACATCATGGACCTGATGCGTAAAGGGGCGATCAAAGGAAAAGGTTATATCCTTACCGAACAGGCTTATTGCGTGGTAGTGGGGGCGATTAACATGGATATTCGCGGGATGGCGGATATCCACTACCCGCAGGCCGCGTCTAACCCGGGCAGTATCCACTGTTCTGCGGGCGGTGTCGGGCGAAACATTGCCCATAACCTCGCCCTGCTGGGTCGCGATGTGCATCTGATTTCCGCTGTCGGCAGTGATTTTTACGGCGAGACGTTGCTGGAGCAAACGCGCCAGGCAGGCGTCAATATCTCCAGTTGCATTCGCCTGCACGGGCATAACACCTCAACTTATCTCTCCATCGCCAATCAGCAGGAAGAGACGGTGCTGGCAATTAACGATACCCATATCCTGCAACAGCTGACGCCGCAGTTGCTGAACAGCTCACGGGATTTAATCCGTCACGCCGGTGTGGTACTGGCGGATTGTAACCTGACGCCCGAAGCCATCGAATGGGTCTTTACGGTTGCTGATGACATTCCGGTATTTATTGATACCGTTTCCGAGTTCAAGGCGACGAAGGTGAAAACCTGGTTTACGCGCATCCATACGCTGAAACCGACGCAAAAAGAGCTGGAGATCTTATGGGGCCATCCCATCAACAGCGATGCCGATCGACGCGATGCGGTGAACGCCCTGCATCAACAGGGCATTCAGCAGATTTTTGTCTGTCTGGAAGATGAATCGGTCTTCTGTAGCGAGAAAGATGGCGAACAGTTCTTACTCACGCCGCCTGCTCATACGGTGGTCGACAGCTTCGGCGCCGACGATGGTTTTATGGCCGGGCTGATTTACTGCTTTCTGGAAGGAAGCGCGTTTCGTGAAAGCGCGAATTTCGCAATGGCCTGTGCGGCTCTGTCACGCGCCAGCGTCAGTATCAACAACCCCACCCTTTCCGCGGATAACGCGCTGTATCTGTTAAAAACAAGCCAGAACTGA
- a CDS encoding YeiH family protein: MTELTLTNHRRTMWHFIPGLALSAVITGVALWGGSIPAVAGAGFSALTLAILLGMVIGNTVYPQIWKSCDGGVLFAKQHLLRLGIILYGFRLTFAQIADVGVSGILIDILTLSSTFMLACFLGQKVFGLDRQTSWLIGAGSSICGAAAVLATEPVVKAEASKVTVAVATVVIFGTMAIFLYPAMYPLLAHWFSPETYGIFIGSTMHEVAQVVAAGHAISPDAENAAVIAKMLRVMMLAPFLIFMAARVKQLSPANSGEKSKITIPWFAILFIVVAIFNSFHLLPQAVVSMLVTLDTVLLAMAMAALGLTTHVSALKKAGAKPLLMALVLFIWLIVGGGVINVLVQHVIA; the protein is encoded by the coding sequence ATGACAGAACTCACCTTAACGAATCATCGTCGAACAATGTGGCATTTTATTCCGGGGCTTGCTCTGAGTGCAGTAATTACCGGAGTTGCCTTATGGGGCGGGTCCATTCCCGCCGTGGCAGGTGCCGGATTCAGCGCCCTCACCTTAGCGATTTTATTGGGGATGGTGATCGGTAACACCGTCTACCCCCAGATCTGGAAAAGCTGTGACGGCGGCGTCCTGTTTGCCAAACAACATTTATTGCGCCTGGGGATCATCCTCTACGGCTTTCGCCTCACCTTCGCGCAAATTGCTGACGTAGGTGTCAGCGGCATTCTGATCGACATCCTGACGCTGTCCAGCACCTTTATGCTGGCGTGCTTTCTGGGTCAGAAAGTCTTTGGTCTGGATCGCCAGACCAGTTGGCTGATCGGCGCGGGTAGTAGCATTTGCGGCGCGGCGGCGGTACTGGCGACGGAACCGGTCGTGAAAGCCGAAGCCAGCAAAGTCACGGTCGCTGTCGCGACGGTGGTGATCTTCGGGACAATGGCGATTTTCCTCTACCCGGCAATGTATCCGCTGCTGGCGCACTGGTTTAGTCCGGAAACCTACGGGATCTTCATTGGCTCCACCATGCATGAAGTTGCTCAGGTTGTGGCAGCAGGACACGCGATTAGCCCGGACGCCGAAAACGCGGCGGTGATTGCCAAAATGCTGCGCGTCATGATGCTGGCTCCGTTCCTCATCTTTATGGCCGCTCGCGTTAAGCAACTGTCACCCGCCAACAGTGGGGAAAAAAGCAAAATCACCATTCCGTGGTTTGCCATCCTGTTCATTGTGGTCGCCATTTTCAACTCGTTCCATCTGTTACCGCAGGCGGTGGTGAGCATGCTGGTCACACTGGATACGGTACTGCTGGCTATGGCAATGGCGGCTCTGGGGCTGACGACTCACGTCAGCGCGCTGAAAAAAGCCGGGGCGAAACCGCTGTTGATGGCGCTGGTGCTGTTCATCTGGCTGATTGTCGGCGGTGGCGTGATTAACGTCCTGGTCCAGCACGTTATTGCATAA
- the yieE gene encoding DNA-binding transcriptional regulator YeiE, translating to MHITLRQLEVFTEVLKSGSTTQASVMLALSQSAVSAALTDLEGQLGVQLFDRVGKRLVVNEHGRLLYPRALALLEQAVEIEQLFREDNGAIRVYASSTIGNYILPGVIARYRRDFPALPLELSVGNSQDVITAVLDFRVDIGLIEGPCHNTEIISEPWLEDELVVFAAPSSPLAQGPVTLEQLASAPWILRERGSGTREIVDYLLLSHLPKFEMAMELGNSEAIKHAVRHGLGISCLSRRVIDEQLQAGTLSEVAVPLPRLVRTLWRIHHRQKHLSNALQRFLSYCE from the coding sequence ATGCACATCACCCTGCGGCAACTTGAAGTATTCACCGAAGTTTTGAAAAGCGGCTCAACCACGCAGGCATCGGTGATGCTGGCGCTGTCGCAATCGGCGGTCAGCGCGGCGCTGACCGATCTGGAAGGTCAACTGGGCGTTCAGCTTTTCGACCGCGTGGGTAAACGGCTGGTGGTGAATGAACATGGTCGTTTGCTCTATCCGCGGGCGCTGGCGTTGCTGGAGCAGGCGGTGGAGATCGAGCAGTTGTTTCGCGAAGACAACGGCGCGATCCGCGTGTATGCCAGTAGTACCATCGGCAACTATATCCTTCCGGGGGTGATTGCCCGTTATCGTCGCGATTTCCCCGCGCTTCCGCTGGAGCTCAGCGTCGGCAACAGTCAGGATGTGATAACGGCGGTGCTCGATTTTCGGGTCGACATTGGGCTTATCGAAGGGCCGTGCCACAATACGGAAATCATCTCGGAGCCGTGGCTGGAAGATGAACTGGTGGTATTCGCCGCGCCATCCTCGCCGCTGGCGCAGGGGCCGGTGACGCTTGAACAACTCGCATCCGCCCCCTGGATCCTGCGCGAACGCGGTTCCGGCACGCGCGAAATAGTGGATTATCTGCTGCTGTCTCATTTACCCAAATTTGAAATGGCGATGGAACTGGGAAACTCCGAAGCCATCAAGCATGCCGTACGTCATGGGTTGGGAATTAGCTGTCTGTCACGACGCGTCATTGATGAACAACTCCAGGCGGGAACGCTGAGCGAAGTCGCGGTGCCGCTTCCGCGTCTGGTACGTACGCTCTGGCGGATTCATCATCGCCAGAAACACCTCTCTAATGCGCTCCAGCGCTTCCTCAGTTATTGCGAATAA
- the lysP gene encoding lysine-specific permease codes for MVSETKTTEAPALRRELKARHLTMIAIGGSIGTGLFVASGATISAAGPGGALFSYILIGLMVYFLMTSLGELAAYMPVSGSFATYGQNYVEEGFGFALGWNYWYNWAVTIAVDLVAAQLVMSWWFPDTPGWIWSALFLGVIFLLNYISVRGFGEAEYWFSLIKVATVIIFIIVGVMMIVGIFKGTQPVGWSNWTTGDAPFAGGFAAMIGVAMIVGFSFQGTELIGIAAGESEDPEKNIPRAVRQVFWRILLFYVFAILIISLIIPYTDPSLLRNDVKDISVSPFTLVFQHAGLLSAAAVMNAVILTAVLSAGNSGMYASTRMLYTLACDGKAPRIFAKLSRGGVPRNALYATTVIAGLCFLTSMFGNQTVYLWLLNTSGMTGFIAWLGIAISHYRFRRGYVLQGHDVKDLPYRSGFFPLGPIFAFVLCLIITLGQNYEAFLKDTIDWGGVAATYIGIPLFLIIWFGYKLTRGTHFVRYSEMHFPERVKK; via the coding sequence ATGGTTTCCGAAACTAAAACCACAGAAGCGCCCGCGTTACGTCGCGAACTGAAGGCGCGTCACCTGACGATGATCGCGATTGGCGGTTCTATCGGTACAGGGCTTTTCGTGGCATCTGGCGCCACCATTTCCGCAGCGGGTCCAGGCGGTGCGCTGTTTTCCTATATTCTGATTGGCCTGATGGTGTACTTCCTGATGACCAGTCTTGGCGAACTGGCGGCGTATATGCCGGTATCCGGTTCGTTTGCGACCTACGGTCAGAACTATGTTGAAGAAGGCTTCGGCTTCGCGCTGGGCTGGAACTACTGGTACAACTGGGCGGTGACCATCGCGGTTGACCTCGTGGCGGCACAACTGGTGATGAGCTGGTGGTTCCCTGATACGCCAGGCTGGATCTGGAGTGCGCTGTTCCTCGGCGTCATCTTCCTGCTGAACTACATCTCGGTCAGAGGCTTTGGTGAAGCGGAATACTGGTTCTCACTGATCAAAGTGGCGACCGTGATTATCTTCATCATTGTTGGCGTCATGATGATTGTCGGCATCTTCAAAGGCACTCAGCCGGTGGGCTGGAGCAACTGGACGACGGGCGATGCGCCGTTTGCCGGTGGCTTTGCGGCGATGATTGGCGTGGCGATGATTGTCGGTTTCTCTTTCCAGGGGACGGAGCTTATTGGTATTGCAGCCGGTGAATCTGAAGATCCGGAGAAGAACATTCCGCGTGCGGTGCGTCAGGTGTTCTGGCGAATCCTGCTGTTCTATGTCTTTGCGATTCTGATTATCAGCCTGATCATCCCGTACACCGATCCGAGCCTGCTGCGTAACGATGTGAAAGACATCAGCGTCAGCCCGTTCACGCTGGTCTTCCAGCATGCCGGTCTGCTCTCTGCGGCGGCAGTGATGAATGCGGTGATCCTGACGGCGGTGCTGTCGGCGGGTAACTCCGGGATGTACGCCTCTACCCGTATGCTTTACACCCTGGCCTGTGATGGCAAAGCCCCGCGTATTTTCGCGAAGCTGTCTCGCGGCGGTGTTCCGCGTAATGCGCTGTATGCCACGACGGTGATTGCCGGTCTGTGCTTCCTGACCTCGATGTTCGGTAACCAGACGGTGTACCTGTGGCTGCTGAATACCTCCGGGATGACGGGCTTTATCGCCTGGCTGGGGATTGCTATCAGCCACTATCGTTTCCGTCGCGGGTATGTTCTGCAAGGGCATGACGTGAAGGATCTGCCGTATCGTTCCGGTTTCTTCCCGCTGGGGCCGATCTTCGCGTTTGTTCTGTGTCTGATCATCACGCTGGGCCAGAACTACGAAGCGTTCCTGAAAGACACCATTGACTGGGGCGGCGTGGCGGCAACCTATATTGGTATCCCGCTGTTCCTGATTATCTGGTTCGGCTATAAGCTGACCCGCGGGACTCACTTCGTACGTTACAGTGAAATGCACTTCCCGGAACGCGTGAAGAAATAG
- the nfo gene encoding deoxyribonuclease IV has product MKYIGAHVSAAGGLANAAIRAAEIEATAFALFTKNQRQWRAAPLTAQIIDDFKAACEKYHFTSAQILPHDSYLINLGHPVGEALEKSRAAFLDEMQRCEQLGLSLLNFHPGSHLMQISEDECLAKIAESINITLAQTEGVTAVIENTAGQGSNLGFKFEHLAAIIDGVEDKSRVGVCIDTCHAFAAGYDLRSAAECEKTFAEFERIVGFQYLRGMHLNDAKSAFGSRVDRHHSLGEGNIGHDAFRWIMQDARFDGIPLVLETINPDIWAEEIAWLKAQQTEKAVA; this is encoded by the coding sequence ATGAAATACATCGGAGCACACGTCAGCGCAGCTGGCGGGCTGGCAAATGCCGCAATTCGCGCCGCTGAAATCGAGGCAACCGCGTTTGCACTCTTCACGAAAAATCAGCGTCAATGGCGCGCCGCCCCTCTTACCGCGCAAATCATCGATGACTTTAAAGCCGCCTGTGAGAAATACCACTTCACATCCGCTCAAATCCTGCCGCACGATAGCTATCTGATCAACCTGGGTCACCCGGTCGGCGAGGCGCTGGAAAAATCCCGCGCCGCTTTTCTTGATGAAATGCAGCGCTGTGAACAGCTCGGTTTATCCCTGCTGAACTTCCATCCAGGCAGCCACCTGATGCAAATTTCGGAAGACGAGTGTCTGGCAAAGATTGCCGAGTCTATCAACATCACACTCGCCCAGACCGAAGGGGTAACTGCGGTGATTGAAAATACCGCCGGTCAGGGCAGCAACCTCGGATTCAAATTTGAGCACCTTGCCGCCATCATCGATGGCGTGGAAGACAAATCACGCGTCGGCGTTTGCATTGACACCTGCCACGCTTTCGCCGCGGGTTACGACTTGCGTTCCGCCGCCGAATGCGAAAAAACCTTTGCCGAATTCGAGCGTATTGTCGGCTTTCAGTATCTGCGCGGTATGCACCTGAACGATGCCAAGAGTGCCTTTGGCAGCCGGGTCGACCGTCACCACAGTCTGGGTGAAGGCAACATCGGTCATGACGCGTTCCGCTGGATCATGCAGGACGCCCGTTTCGACGGCATTCCGTTGGTGCTGGAAACCATCAATCCCGACATCTGGGCAGAAGAGATCGCCTGGCTGAAAGCGCAGCAGACTGAAAAGGCGGTTGCGTAA
- the yeiB gene encoding DUF418 domain-containing protein YeiB, which yields MERNVTLDFVRGVAILGILLLNISAFGLPKAAYLNPAWYGTITASDAWTWAILDLFAQVKFLTLFALLFGAGLQMLLPRGKRWIQSRLTLLVLLGFIHALLFWDGDILLAYGLVGLICWRLVRDAPSVKSLFNTGVLLYLVGIGVLLLLGAISGSETNRAWTPDASALLYERYWKVNGGVEAISNRVDALSNSLLALGAQYGWQLAGMMLLGAALMRSGWLKGQFRLSHYRRSGFLLIAVGLLINLPAVVAQWQLDWNYRWCAFLLQAPRELSAPFQTLGYTALMFGYWPQLSRSKIVLAIACVGRMALTNYLLQTVICTMLFYQFGLFMKFDRLELLLFVFPVWLANLLFSVIWLRFLPQGPVEWLWRQLTLRASGTSLSHTSR from the coding sequence ATGGAGCGTAATGTCACGCTGGATTTTGTCCGTGGCGTCGCCATCCTCGGCATCCTGTTATTGAATATTAGCGCCTTTGGCCTGCCAAAGGCGGCTTACCTCAATCCCGCCTGGTATGGAACTATCACGGCTTCCGATGCCTGGACATGGGCCATTCTGGATCTGTTCGCGCAGGTAAAATTCCTCACTCTGTTTGCACTGCTGTTTGGCGCGGGCCTGCAGATGCTGCTGCCACGCGGCAAGCGCTGGATCCAGTCTCGTTTGACCCTGCTGGTGCTACTCGGTTTTATTCATGCCTTGCTGTTTTGGGATGGTGATATTCTGCTGGCCTATGGGTTGGTGGGGCTGATCTGCTGGCGACTGGTACGCGATGCGCCCTCGGTGAAAAGCCTGTTTAACACTGGCGTGTTGCTCTATCTGGTCGGCATTGGCGTTCTGCTGTTGCTTGGCGCGATCTCTGGCAGTGAAACCAACCGCGCCTGGACACCGGATGCCTCGGCGTTGCTGTATGAACGATACTGGAAGGTGAATGGCGGCGTGGAAGCCATCAGTAACCGGGTCGATGCCTTATCGAACAGCCTGCTGGCGTTGGGAGCGCAGTACGGCTGGCAACTGGCGGGTATGATGTTGCTCGGGGCGGCACTGATGCGCAGTGGCTGGCTGAAAGGGCAATTTCGTCTTTCGCATTACCGGCGCAGTGGTTTTTTACTGATCGCCGTGGGTCTGCTGATTAACCTGCCTGCCGTGGTTGCGCAGTGGCAACTGGACTGGAACTATCGCTGGTGCGCGTTCTTGTTACAGGCTCCGCGCGAGCTTAGCGCACCGTTTCAGACGCTCGGCTATACCGCGCTGATGTTTGGTTACTGGCCGCAGCTAAGCCGCAGTAAAATCGTTCTTGCGATTGCCTGCGTCGGGCGAATGGCGCTGACAAATTATCTGCTGCAAACCGTGATTTGCACCATGCTGTTTTATCAATTCGGCTTATTTATGAAATTTGACCGACTGGAACTGCTGCTGTTTGTCTTCCCGGTGTGGCTGGCAAACCTGCTTTTCTCCGTGATCTGGTTACGATTCTTGCCTCAGGGCCCGGTGGAGTGGCTCTGGCGGCAATTAACCCTGCGTGCGTCAGGGACATCATTGTCCCATACATCCAGATAA
- the folE gene encoding GTP cyclohydrolase I FolE — MSSLSKEAALVHEALVARGLETPLRPPVHEMDNETRKRLISGHMTEIMQLLNLDLSDDSLMETPHRIAKMYVDEIFSGLDYANFPKITVIENKMKVDEMVTVRDITLTSTCEHHFVTIDGKATVAYIPKESVIGLSKINRIVQFFAQRPQVQERLTQQILTALQTLLGTNNVAVSIDAVHYCVKARGIRDATSATTTTSLGGLFKSSQNTRQEFLRAVRHHN, encoded by the coding sequence ATGTCATCACTCAGTAAAGAAGCGGCCCTGGTTCATGAAGCGCTGGTAGCGCGAGGGCTGGAAACGCCGCTGCGCCCGCCCGTGCATGAGATGGATAACGAAACGCGCAAACGTCTTATCTCAGGCCATATGACCGAGATCATGCAACTGCTGAACCTCGACCTGAGCGATGACAGCCTGATGGAAACGCCGCATCGTATCGCCAAAATGTATGTCGATGAGATTTTCTCAGGCCTGGATTACGCCAATTTCCCGAAAATCACCGTCATTGAAAACAAAATGAAAGTCGATGAGATGGTCACCGTACGCGACATCACTCTCACCAGCACGTGTGAACACCATTTTGTGACCATTGATGGTAAAGCCACCGTGGCCTATATTCCGAAAGAGTCGGTGATTGGTTTGTCGAAGATCAACCGTATCGTCCAGTTCTTTGCCCAACGTCCGCAGGTACAGGAGCGTCTAACGCAACAGATCCTGACCGCGCTGCAAACTCTGCTGGGAACCAATAACGTGGCCGTGTCGATTGATGCGGTGCATTACTGTGTGAAAGCGCGCGGTATTCGCGATGCGACCAGTGCGACGACCACCACCTCGCTTGGCGGTCTGTTTAAATCGAGCCAGAATACGCGTCAGGAATTTTTGCGCGCTGTACGTCATCACAACTGA
- the fghA gene encoding S-formylglutathione hydrolase — MEMLEEHRCFEGWQQRWRHDSTTLNCAMTFSIFLPPPRDTTPPPVLYWLSGLTCNDENFTTKAGAQRIAAELGIVLVMPDTSPRGEQVANDEGYDLGQGAGFYLNATQQPWAAHFRMYDYVRDELPSLIQAHFNVSDRCAISGHSMGGHGALIMALKNPGKYTSVSAFAPIVNPCRVPWGEKAFLAYLGEDRAAWAQWDSCALMYASQPEDAIPTLVDQGDSDQFLADQLQPAVLAEAARQTAWPMTLRIQPGYDHSYYFIASFIEDHLRFHAEHLMK, encoded by the coding sequence ATGGAAATGCTCGAAGAGCACCGCTGTTTTGAAGGCTGGCAGCAACGCTGGCGTCACGACTCCACCACGCTGAACTGTGCAATGACGTTCAGCATTTTTCTCCCTCCCCCTCGCGATACAACCCCTCCGCCGGTTCTGTACTGGCTGTCCGGGTTAACCTGTAATGATGAAAACTTTACCACCAAAGCCGGTGCGCAGCGTATCGCGGCTGAATTAGGTATCGTTTTAGTCATGCCGGATACCAGCCCGCGCGGCGAACAGGTCGCCAACGATGAAGGATATGATCTGGGTCAGGGGGCCGGTTTTTATCTCAATGCGACCCAGCAACCCTGGGCTGCCCATTTCCGCATGTATGATTACGTGCGGGACGAACTCCCGTCGCTGATTCAGGCGCATTTTAACGTCAGCGATCGCTGCGCGATCAGTGGACACTCCATGGGCGGTCACGGTGCGCTGATCATGGCGTTGAAAAATCCAGGCAAATACACCAGCGTTTCTGCTTTCGCCCCCATTGTTAACCCGTGCCGCGTTCCGTGGGGCGAAAAAGCGTTTCTCGCCTATCTGGGCGAGGATCGCGCCGCATGGGCACAATGGGACAGTTGTGCGTTGATGTACGCCAGCCAGCCGGAAGACGCTATCCCGACGCTGGTTGACCAGGGCGACAGCGATCAGTTTCTGGCCGATCAGTTGCAACCCGCCGTTCTGGCTGAAGCCGCACGCCAGACCGCATGGCCGATGACGCTGCGTATTCAGCCTGGTTACGATCACAGCTATTACTTTATTGCCTCATTCATTGAGGATCATCTGCGCTTCCATGCCGAACATTTGATGAAATAA
- a CDS encoding ligand-gated channel protein has product MTIPHVKAIAVVVSAACLPSLVHAADQDTVVVTATGFEQKIQNAPASISVISKQQIEDKAYRDVTDALKDVPGVVVTGGGSSSDISIRGMASQYTLFLVNGKRISTRGTRPNSDNSGIEQGWLPPLESIERIEVIRGPMSSLYGSDAMGGVINVITKKVSNTKGWTGSLHGDATFQENSDSGDLFQTNAYASGPLIDGLLGAKVTGLLSRRAEDQIVNGYNEQRLRNGGLTLNFTPDDKNDIDFDIARELQDRDSTPGKSMAEETCRNGTCKPNTKSENRYEHTTYSLTHSGYYDDFNSTSYIQQEETNNPGREMKSYNTIFNNQNQIFLGAHTMTLGGQYRYEKLRDNGNQLEAADGLNKLTRWSWALFAEDEWAMTDSFTLTGGIRMDKDENYGDNWTPRGYGVWHLSDQWTLKGGVSAGYRAPDLRQSSANWGQVTGGGRLNGIIVGNPDLKPEKSLSEELGLLWDNGDNLNAGITLFNTDFKDKITEVRRCNSSADPACTIGSESYDFVSDRVNVDKANMRGVESTFGWKMTRDLNWTANYTYTESEQKSGQFEGKPLNKMPKHMFNTTLDWQATETVGFWSRLNFRGKTSEYLSRTSMSQGTPSYTQVDVGLRYNANKNLLVTAGVYNALDKQIDYDTYDTILDGRRYTVGLTYNF; this is encoded by the coding sequence ATGACCATACCTCACGTTAAGGCTATTGCCGTCGTCGTCAGCGCGGCATGCCTCCCATCGCTCGTTCATGCTGCCGATCAGGATACCGTTGTTGTTACCGCGACGGGATTTGAGCAGAAAATCCAGAATGCCCCAGCTTCGATTTCGGTTATTTCAAAACAGCAAATTGAAGACAAAGCTTACCGTGACGTTACCGATGCACTGAAAGATGTCCCTGGCGTGGTCGTCACCGGCGGGGGCAGCAGCAGTGATATCAGCATCCGTGGGATGGCGTCGCAATACACGCTGTTCCTGGTGAACGGTAAACGCATCAGCACTCGCGGTACGCGTCCGAATAGCGATAATTCTGGGATCGAGCAGGGCTGGCTGCCGCCGCTGGAGTCCATCGAGCGTATCGAAGTCATCCGTGGCCCGATGTCCTCGCTGTATGGCTCCGATGCGATGGGCGGCGTGATTAACGTGATCACCAAAAAAGTCTCTAACACCAAAGGCTGGACCGGCTCTCTGCACGGCGACGCGACCTTCCAGGAAAACAGCGACTCCGGCGATCTGTTCCAGACTAATGCCTATGCCTCGGGTCCGCTGATCGACGGTTTGCTGGGTGCGAAAGTCACCGGGCTGCTGTCTCGCCGCGCAGAAGACCAGATCGTCAACGGTTACAATGAGCAGCGCCTGCGTAACGGCGGTCTGACCCTTAACTTTACACCGGACGATAAAAACGACATCGATTTTGATATCGCTCGTGAATTGCAGGATCGCGACAGTACACCCGGCAAGTCTATGGCCGAGGAAACCTGCCGGAATGGCACCTGTAAGCCAAACACGAAAAGTGAAAACCGCTATGAGCACACCACGTATTCACTGACACACAGCGGTTATTACGATGATTTCAACAGCACCAGCTATATCCAGCAGGAAGAGACCAACAACCCGGGTCGTGAGATGAAGTCGTATAACACGATCTTCAATAACCAGAACCAGATTTTCCTCGGCGCCCATACTATGACGCTGGGCGGTCAATACCGTTATGAAAAACTGCGCGATAACGGCAACCAACTGGAAGCGGCGGACGGTCTGAATAAGCTGACCCGCTGGAGCTGGGCGCTGTTTGCAGAAGACGAATGGGCGATGACCGATAGCTTTACCCTGACTGGCGGGATCCGCATGGATAAAGACGAAAACTACGGCGACAACTGGACGCCGCGCGGTTATGGCGTCTGGCATCTGAGCGATCAATGGACCTTAAAAGGCGGCGTATCCGCAGGCTACCGCGCACCCGATCTGCGTCAGTCCTCCGCAAACTGGGGTCAGGTCACCGGTGGCGGTCGTTTGAATGGCATTATTGTCGGCAACCCGGATCTGAAACCGGAAAAGAGCCTGAGCGAAGAGCTGGGACTGCTGTGGGATAACGGCGATAACCTTAACGCCGGCATCACCCTGTTCAATACTGATTTCAAAGACAAGATCACCGAAGTTCGCCGCTGTAACAGCAGCGCCGATCCGGCCTGTACGATTGGCAGTGAAAGCTATGATTTTGTCAGCGATCGCGTGAACGTTGATAAAGCCAACATGCGCGGCGTGGAATCCACATTCGGCTGGAAAATGACCCGCGACCTCAACTGGACGGCTAACTACACCTATACCGAGTCAGAACAGAAAAGCGGTCAGTTCGAGGGCAAACCGTTAAACAAAATGCCAAAGCATATGTTTAACACCACGCTGGACTGGCAGGCGACTGAGACCGTCGGCTTCTGGAGCCGTCTGAACTTCCGCGGTAAAACGTCTGAGTACCTGAGCCGCACCTCAATGTCGCAGGGCACGCCGTCCTATACGCAGGTAGATGTCGGTCTGCGTTACAACGCGAACAAAAACCTGCTGGTGACCGCCGGGGTGTACAACGCGCTGGATAAACAGATTGATTACGATACCTACGACACCATTCTCGATGGTCGTCGTTATACGGTAGGTCTGACGTACAACTTCTGA